From Cervus canadensis isolate Bull #8, Minnesota chromosome 28, ASM1932006v1, whole genome shotgun sequence, one genomic window encodes:
- the RIOK1 gene encoding serine/threonine-protein kinase RIO1 isoform X1 yields MDYRRLLMSRVVPGQFDDADSSDSENIDLKTVKEEDDVVFEDLQSNANEKMGESEPEEEEDGDYDEDDDWAWGDGVGKLTRCHTSGGGSNPQANRQTPSFNAAKMSTPADKVLRKFENKINLDKLNVTDSVINKVTEKSRQKEADMYRIKDKADRATVEQVLDPRTRMILFKMLTRGVIAEINGCISTGKEANVYHARTANGESRAIKIYKTSILVFKDRDKYVSGEFRFRHGYCKGNPRKMVKTWAEKEMRNLIRLNTAEIPCPEPILLRSHVLVMGFIGKDDMPAPLLKNVQLSESKARELYVQVIEYMRRMYQDARLVHADLSEFNMLYHGGGVYIIDVSQSVEHDHPHALEFLRKDCANVNDFFLKHGVAVMTVRELFEFVTDPSVTPENMDAYLSKAMEIASQRTKEERSSQDHVDEEVFKRAYIPRTLNEVKNYERDMDIMMKLKEEDMAMNAQQDNILYQTVTGLKKDLSGVQKVPALLESQVREETGSDSEDAGSVECSDTDSEEQGDHAGSRKPPADLEVDRKERKKMVKEAQREKRKNKIPKHVKKRKEKAAKMKRGK; encoded by the exons TGAAAACATTGACTTGAAAACCGTCAAAGAGGAAGACGATGTTGTATTTGAAGACCTTCAGAGTAACGCCAATGAGAAGATGGGTGAAAGTGAGCCGGAAGAGGAGGAAGACGGAGATTATGACGAAGACGATGACTGGGCCTGGGGCGATGGAGTCGGAAAGCTCACCCGGTGTCACACTTCAGGTGGAGGGAGTAACCCTCAG GCCAATAGACAGACTCCCAGCTTCAATGCAGCCAAAATGTCTACTCCAGCAGACAAAGTCTTACGGAAATTTGAGAATAAAATTAATCTAG ataagCTAAATGTTACTGATTCTGTAATAAACAAAGTCACCGAAAAGTCTCGGCAAAAGGAAGCAGATAT GTATCGCATCAAAGATAAGGCGGACAGAGCAACTGTAGAACAG gtGTTGGACCCCAGAACACGAATGATCCTGTTCAAGATGCTGACGAGGGGAGTCATAGCAGAGATCAATGGCTGCATCAGCACCGGAAAAGAA GCTAATGTATATCATGCTCGCACAGCAAATGGAGAGAGCAGAGCAATCAAAATTTACAAGACTTCGATTCTGGTGTTCAAAGACCGGGATAAGTATGTCAGTGGGGAATTCAG ATTTCGCCATGGCTACTGTAAAGGCAACCCCAGAAAAATGGTGAAGACgtgggcagagaaggaaatgaggaaCTTAATCAG GCTAAACACAGCAGAGATTCCGTGCCCAGAACCCATCCTGCTGCGAAGTCATGTTCTCGTCATGGGTTTCATCGGCAAAGACGACAT GCCAGCGCCACTCTTGAAAAACGTCCAGTTATCAGAGTCCAAGGCTCGGGAGTTGTACGTGCAAGTGATCGAGTACATGAGGAGAATGTACCAGGACGCCAGGCTGGTGCATGCGGACCTCAGTGAATTCAACATGCT GTACCACGGCGGAGGTGTGTACATCATCGACGTTTCTCAGTCCGTGGAGCACGACCACCCGCACGCCTTGGAGTTCTTGAGAAAGGACTGCGCCAACGTCAATG ATTTCTTTCTGAAGCATGGCGTTGCCGTGATGACTGTGCGGGAGCTCTTTGAATTTGTCACGGATCCGTCAGTTACACCCGAGAACATGGATGCGTATCTCTCAAAG gCCATGGAAATAGCATCTCAAAGGACCAAGGAGGAAAGGTCCAGCCAAGATCATGTGGATGAGGAG gtgtTCAAGCGAGCTTACATTCCTAGAACCTTGAATGAAGTGAAAAACTATGAGAGGGACATGGATATAATGATGAAATTGAAGGAAGAGGACATGGCCATGAACGCCCAGCAGGACAAC ATTCTATACCAAACTGTCACGGGACTGAAGAAAGATCTGTCGGGTGTTCAGAAG GTCCCTGCACTCCTGGAAAGTCAGGTTCGGGAAGAGACTGGTTCTGATTCAGAAGATGCAGGGAGCGTGGAGTGCTCTGACACAGACTCTGAGGAGCAGGGGGATCACGCCGGCTCCAGGAAGCCCCCTGCCGACCTTGAAGTTGATAGAAAG gaaagaaaaaagatggtcaaggaagcccagagagagaaaagaaaaaacaaaattcctaAACAcgtgaaaaaaagaaaggagaaggcagCCAAGATGAAAAGGGGCAAATAG
- the RIOK1 gene encoding serine/threonine-protein kinase RIO1 isoform X2, with product MDYRRLLMSRVVPGQFDDADSSDSENIDLKTVKEEDDVVFEDLQSNANEKMGESEPEEEEDGDYDEDDDWAWGDGVGKLTRCHTSGGGSNPQANRQTPSFNAAKMSTPADKVLRKFENKINLDKLNVTDSVINKVTEKSRQKEADMYRIKDKADRATVEQVLDPRTRMILFKMLTRGVIAEINGCISTGKEANVYHARTANGESRAIKIYKTSILVFKDRDKYVSGEFRFRHGYCKGNPRKMVKTWAEKEMRNLIRLNTAEIPCPEPILLRSHVLVMGFIGKDDMPAPLLKNVQLSESKARELYVQVIEYMRRMYQDARLVHADLSEFNMLYHGGGVYIIDVSQSVEHDHPHALEFLRKDCANVNDFFLKHGVAVMTVRELFEFVTDPSVTPENMDAYLSKAMEIASQRTKEERSSQDHVDEEVFKRAYIPRTLNEVKNYERDMDIMMKLKEEDMAMNAQQDNILYQTVTGLKKDLSGVQKSLD from the exons TGAAAACATTGACTTGAAAACCGTCAAAGAGGAAGACGATGTTGTATTTGAAGACCTTCAGAGTAACGCCAATGAGAAGATGGGTGAAAGTGAGCCGGAAGAGGAGGAAGACGGAGATTATGACGAAGACGATGACTGGGCCTGGGGCGATGGAGTCGGAAAGCTCACCCGGTGTCACACTTCAGGTGGAGGGAGTAACCCTCAG GCCAATAGACAGACTCCCAGCTTCAATGCAGCCAAAATGTCTACTCCAGCAGACAAAGTCTTACGGAAATTTGAGAATAAAATTAATCTAG ataagCTAAATGTTACTGATTCTGTAATAAACAAAGTCACCGAAAAGTCTCGGCAAAAGGAAGCAGATAT GTATCGCATCAAAGATAAGGCGGACAGAGCAACTGTAGAACAG gtGTTGGACCCCAGAACACGAATGATCCTGTTCAAGATGCTGACGAGGGGAGTCATAGCAGAGATCAATGGCTGCATCAGCACCGGAAAAGAA GCTAATGTATATCATGCTCGCACAGCAAATGGAGAGAGCAGAGCAATCAAAATTTACAAGACTTCGATTCTGGTGTTCAAAGACCGGGATAAGTATGTCAGTGGGGAATTCAG ATTTCGCCATGGCTACTGTAAAGGCAACCCCAGAAAAATGGTGAAGACgtgggcagagaaggaaatgaggaaCTTAATCAG GCTAAACACAGCAGAGATTCCGTGCCCAGAACCCATCCTGCTGCGAAGTCATGTTCTCGTCATGGGTTTCATCGGCAAAGACGACAT GCCAGCGCCACTCTTGAAAAACGTCCAGTTATCAGAGTCCAAGGCTCGGGAGTTGTACGTGCAAGTGATCGAGTACATGAGGAGAATGTACCAGGACGCCAGGCTGGTGCATGCGGACCTCAGTGAATTCAACATGCT GTACCACGGCGGAGGTGTGTACATCATCGACGTTTCTCAGTCCGTGGAGCACGACCACCCGCACGCCTTGGAGTTCTTGAGAAAGGACTGCGCCAACGTCAATG ATTTCTTTCTGAAGCATGGCGTTGCCGTGATGACTGTGCGGGAGCTCTTTGAATTTGTCACGGATCCGTCAGTTACACCCGAGAACATGGATGCGTATCTCTCAAAG gCCATGGAAATAGCATCTCAAAGGACCAAGGAGGAAAGGTCCAGCCAAGATCATGTGGATGAGGAG gtgtTCAAGCGAGCTTACATTCCTAGAACCTTGAATGAAGTGAAAAACTATGAGAGGGACATGGATATAATGATGAAATTGAAGGAAGAGGACATGGCCATGAACGCCCAGCAGGACAAC ATTCTATACCAAACTGTCACGGGACTGAAGAAAGATCTGTCGGGTGTTCAGAAG AGCCTGGACTGA